One window from the genome of Thermaerobacter marianensis DSM 12885 encodes:
- a CDS encoding winged helix-turn-helix domain-containing protein, producing MTRGGRQPVAIVRVTREAAAAYLLYRLGLLGLAPAGSWRRAGLPVGTNRPGPLGPGLASQAAAVARGQARPGAGSWPAARAAGPPPGVEAVLKRLGAIQLDPVNVVERNHHLVLFNRVRGYRPEWLEALYPQGRVFEGWCHARCLLPAAWYPAFRPAFRRHADGDLDPAVREWMDRILAMVAASGPVSPRQIEAADRVIGYWDRDVPGTRAVSQALQHLWEEGRLVVRWRRGNERWYDLPERVLPEAVRARDLDDAEAAEQRLRHYAQAMVLFDPGDPYFGWQRWPAARRREEAERRAAAGQWVRVEIEGVRRAYYAAAEDRDILQNAGDLPVLRAARFLPPLDNLLWRRTRLRDLFGFEYTWEIYLPAAKRRYGPYTMPVLYRNRLVGRIDLEFRQADRTLTLQRLRIEPPFEGRSGAIRRAVAAEVKRLGHYLGAQTIDGP from the coding sequence GTGACCCGCGGCGGCCGGCAGCCGGTGGCCATCGTCCGGGTGACCCGGGAGGCCGCGGCGGCCTACCTCCTGTACCGGCTGGGCCTGCTGGGCTTGGCCCCGGCGGGGTCCTGGCGCCGCGCAGGCTTGCCCGTCGGGACGAACCGGCCCGGCCCACTAGGGCCGGGACTTGCCTCCCAAGCGGCGGCGGTTGCCCGTGGGCAAGCCCGCCCTGGTGCGGGATCCTGGCCGGCCGCGCGGGCCGCCGGCCCGCCCCCCGGCGTGGAAGCGGTGCTGAAGCGGCTGGGCGCCATCCAGCTGGATCCCGTGAACGTCGTAGAGCGCAACCACCACCTGGTGCTGTTCAACCGGGTCCGCGGCTACCGGCCGGAGTGGCTTGAAGCCCTCTACCCCCAGGGCCGGGTGTTCGAAGGCTGGTGCCATGCCCGGTGTCTTTTGCCCGCGGCATGGTATCCCGCCTTCCGGCCCGCTTTCCGGCGCCATGCCGATGGTGACCTGGATCCCGCCGTTCGGGAGTGGATGGACCGGATCCTGGCCATGGTCGCGGCGTCGGGTCCCGTCTCGCCGCGCCAGATCGAGGCCGCCGACCGGGTGATCGGCTACTGGGATCGCGACGTCCCCGGAACCCGGGCCGTCAGCCAGGCGCTGCAGCACCTGTGGGAGGAGGGGCGCCTGGTCGTCCGGTGGCGTCGGGGCAACGAGCGGTGGTACGACCTGCCGGAGCGGGTGTTGCCGGAGGCGGTTCGGGCCCGGGACCTCGACGATGCGGAGGCGGCCGAGCAGCGGCTGCGCCACTACGCGCAGGCCATGGTCCTCTTCGACCCCGGCGACCCGTACTTCGGCTGGCAGCGCTGGCCGGCCGCCCGGCGGCGGGAGGAAGCGGAACGCCGCGCGGCCGCCGGCCAGTGGGTGCGGGTGGAGATCGAAGGCGTCCGGCGGGCGTATTACGCCGCGGCCGAGGACCGCGACATCCTGCAGAACGCGGGGGATCTGCCGGTCTTGCGGGCGGCCCGGTTCCTCCCGCCGCTGGACAACCTGCTGTGGCGGCGGACCCGGCTCCGGGACCTCTTTGGGTTCGAGTACACCTGGGAGATCTACCTGCCGGCGGCCAAGCGGCGGTACGGGCCCTACACCATGCCCGTACTGTACCGCAACCGGCTGGTGGGGCGGATCGACCTGGAGTTCCGCCAGGCCGACCGGACCCTGACGCTGCAGCGCCTCCGCATCGAACCGCCCTTCGAGGGCCGCAGTGGGGCCATCAGGCGGGCGGTGGCGGCGGAGGTCAAGCGCCTGGGACACTACCTGGGGGCGCAAACGATTGACGGGCCGTAG
- a CDS encoding zinc-dependent alcohol dehydrogenase — translation MKALVYRLSLPRVVLAKLLAHRWPWLVYGPAGAVAYTDWPDPVPRGDDWAVVAPRLAGLCGSDIGLIAAHTSPSASPFSSFPAVLGHEVVGVIAEAGAQIPWPAGTRVVVDPSISCTMRGLPPCPQCRRGFPYLCQRCTDGALSPGFLVGYCRDLPGGWSQRMLAHASQLHPVPDGIPDERAVLVEPLAIAAHGVLRRPPAAGARILVIGAGTIGLSTVAALRLLGYDAHVTVAARHGMQARLARELGASQVVAPADLGRAAVEAGARAFRPLIGRDVYRGGFDLVYDCVGTRRSLDDALRLAREGGTVVLLGAAGEIPKTDWTFVWMRELEIVGAVGYGLERFGGRAVHTFDLVLEALAAHPDLPVERMVTHRFPLHRYREALQAALDRRASGAVKIVFTPNEG, via the coding sequence GTGAAAGCCCTGGTTTACCGGCTGTCGCTGCCCCGGGTGGTGCTGGCCAAGCTCCTGGCCCACCGCTGGCCGTGGCTGGTGTACGGCCCGGCCGGGGCGGTGGCGTACACCGACTGGCCCGATCCGGTGCCGCGGGGCGACGACTGGGCCGTGGTGGCCCCGCGCCTGGCGGGCCTCTGCGGCTCGGATATCGGCCTCATCGCCGCCCACACCAGCCCCTCCGCCTCGCCCTTCAGCTCCTTCCCGGCGGTCCTGGGGCACGAGGTGGTGGGGGTGATCGCGGAAGCGGGTGCCCAGATTCCCTGGCCGGCCGGTACCCGGGTGGTGGTCGACCCCTCCATCTCCTGCACCATGCGCGGCCTGCCCCCGTGCCCCCAGTGCCGGCGGGGGTTCCCCTACCTGTGCCAGCGCTGCACCGATGGGGCGCTGTCCCCGGGGTTCCTGGTCGGTTACTGCCGGGACCTGCCGGGGGGGTGGTCCCAGCGGATGCTCGCCCACGCCAGCCAGCTTCACCCGGTGCCCGACGGGATTCCGGACGAACGGGCGGTGCTGGTGGAACCCCTCGCCATCGCCGCCCACGGGGTCCTGCGCCGCCCGCCTGCCGCCGGGGCGCGGATCCTGGTGATCGGTGCCGGCACCATCGGCCTGTCCACCGTGGCGGCCCTGCGCCTTCTGGGGTATGACGCCCATGTCACGGTGGCAGCCCGGCACGGCATGCAGGCCCGCCTGGCCCGGGAGCTGGGCGCGAGCCAGGTGGTGGCGCCCGCCGATCTCGGCCGGGCGGCGGTGGAAGCCGGTGCCCGCGCCTTCCGGCCCCTGATCGGCCGTGACGTCTACCGCGGCGGATTCGACCTGGTGTACGACTGCGTCGGCACCCGCCGGTCCCTGGACGACGCCCTGCGCCTCGCCCGGGAAGGCGGCACGGTGGTCTTGCTGGGCGCCGCCGGCGAGATCCCGAAGACCGACTGGACCTTCGTCTGGATGCGGGAGCTGGAGATCGTGGGGGCCGTGGGCTACGGCCTCGAACGCTTCGGAGGCCGGGCCGTCCACACCTTCGACCTGGTGCTGGAGGCCCTGGCGGCCCACCCCGACCTGCCCGTGGAACGCATGGTCACCCATCGCTTCCCCCTGCACCGCTACCGGGAGGCCCTTCAGGCCGCCCTGGACCGGCGCGCCTCAGGGGCGGTCAAGATCGTCTTCACCCCCAACGAAGGCTGA
- a CDS encoding mechanosensitive ion channel family protein yields the protein MTAGAQLVVLAAAPFTQWLILGNPVWRWLVALGIALAVLVALKLVRDRVAGRLARLAGRTAGAWDDFLVELLQRRTGFVTLVVLAVWAGAQALVLPEPVAFRIRQITGIVLVLQVALWANHAIGFFLTRVFKARGEDDDEVAAALAAAQLLSRVGLWTVVILVVLRQLGMDITALVAGLGIAGIAVGLALQNVLGDLFASLSIVLDKPFVVGDFIVVDNFAGTVQHVGIKTTRVRALTGEEIVIANADLLKSRIRNMKRMTERRVEFRIGVTYGTPVEKLERIPAMVREIIEAQPQVRFDRGHFKQLGDSALIFEFVYFVTDPDYVLYMDTQQAINLAIYRRFMQEGIEFAFPTQTVHLVEEGPETAPAQGVVEPGRAPGAAAPAMPAGAPSPGVAGTPAPATASPEASSPARHRPDEPAPGEPPARRAAEGDSAR from the coding sequence GTGACGGCTGGCGCCCAGCTCGTGGTCCTGGCCGCGGCGCCCTTCACCCAGTGGCTGATCCTGGGCAACCCGGTGTGGCGGTGGCTGGTGGCGCTCGGCATCGCCCTGGCGGTGCTGGTTGCGCTCAAGCTGGTGCGTGACCGCGTGGCCGGGCGGCTGGCCCGGCTGGCGGGCCGGACCGCCGGCGCCTGGGACGACTTCCTGGTCGAGCTGCTGCAGCGGCGGACCGGGTTCGTCACCCTGGTGGTGCTGGCCGTGTGGGCGGGCGCCCAGGCCCTGGTGCTGCCGGAGCCCGTCGCCTTCCGCATCCGCCAGATCACGGGCATCGTGCTGGTGCTGCAGGTGGCCCTGTGGGCTAACCACGCCATCGGGTTCTTCCTGACCCGTGTCTTCAAGGCCCGGGGCGAGGACGACGACGAGGTGGCCGCAGCCCTGGCGGCGGCGCAGCTCCTTTCCCGGGTCGGGCTATGGACCGTGGTCATCCTGGTGGTGCTGCGGCAGCTGGGGATGGACATCACCGCCCTGGTGGCCGGTCTCGGCATCGCCGGCATTGCAGTCGGCCTGGCGCTGCAGAACGTGCTGGGCGACCTGTTCGCCTCGCTGTCCATCGTCCTCGACAAGCCCTTCGTGGTGGGCGACTTCATCGTAGTCGACAACTTCGCGGGCACCGTCCAGCACGTGGGCATCAAGACCACCCGGGTACGGGCCTTGACGGGGGAGGAGATCGTCATCGCCAACGCGGACCTCCTCAAGAGCCGCATCCGCAACATGAAGCGGATGACCGAGCGGCGGGTGGAGTTCCGCATCGGCGTCACCTACGGCACGCCTGTTGAGAAGCTGGAGCGCATCCCGGCCATGGTGCGGGAGATCATCGAGGCCCAGCCCCAGGTGCGCTTCGACCGCGGCCACTTCAAGCAGCTGGGCGACTCGGCGCTGATCTTCGAGTTCGTGTACTTCGTGACGGACCCCGACTACGTGCTCTACATGGACACCCAGCAGGCCATCAACCTGGCCATCTACCGGCGCTTCATGCAGGAGGGCATCGAGTTCGCCTTTCCCACCCAGACGGTGCACCTGGTAGAGGAGGGGCCGGAGACCGCGCCGGCGCAAGGCGTGGTGGAGCCCGGACGGGCCCCTGGGGCGGCTGCACCGGCCATGCCTGCAGGGGCGCCCAGCCCCGGCGTGGCGGGCACACCGGCACCGGCCACGGCTTCGCCGGAAGCCTCCTCTCCGGCCCGTCACCGCCCGGACGAACCGGCCCCCGGGGAGCCGCCGGCGCGCCGCGCGGCGGAGGGGGACTCTGCAAGATAA
- a CDS encoding class II aldolase/adducin family protein has translation MRYALLAPPRDDFLGRLLAGLRGVLDLHGHQPTHADDPDLGLAIQVADPADPRPFRRQSRGTFVVTLMEGEPGDNLLQRAYPYLVRTLSNLLIYVTDQDGQRSLHFITPELGHYQVVYEARNEEAFFEEVYGRLRPLAQSRFVLDNVFEPDLPEELWQGNETTRALARAGRRLAALDLLPAPFPLEQYLSPRDLRHLKLLYGIGGLSYGNLSARHEGNTFWMSASGIDKSRMEVVGRDILLVKGYDPERQAMILSVPAGLEPRRVSVDAIEHWMIYREHPEVQAIIHVHAWMDGVPSTEVNYPCGTYELATSVAELVRRAPDPAAAVIGLKNHGLTITGRSLDDIFERIEGRIQRQVPMT, from the coding sequence ATGCGTTATGCGTTGCTGGCGCCGCCGCGGGACGACTTCCTCGGGCGCCTGCTCGCCGGACTGCGCGGTGTGCTGGATCTTCACGGTCACCAGCCCACCCACGCCGACGACCCCGACCTGGGCCTGGCCATCCAAGTGGCCGACCCGGCCGACCCGCGGCCCTTTCGGCGCCAATCCCGCGGTACCTTCGTCGTCACCCTGATGGAGGGCGAGCCCGGCGACAACCTGCTGCAGAGGGCGTACCCCTACCTGGTCCGCACCCTGTCCAACCTGCTGATCTACGTCACCGACCAGGACGGGCAGCGGTCCCTGCACTTCATCACGCCGGAACTCGGCCATTACCAGGTGGTCTACGAGGCCCGCAACGAGGAGGCCTTCTTCGAAGAGGTGTACGGGCGGCTGCGGCCCCTGGCCCAGTCCCGGTTCGTCCTGGACAACGTGTTCGAGCCGGACCTGCCCGAGGAGCTCTGGCAGGGCAACGAGACCACCCGCGCCCTGGCCCGGGCCGGCCGCCGGCTGGCCGCCCTGGACCTTTTGCCGGCGCCCTTCCCGCTGGAGCAGTACCTGTCGCCGCGGGACTTGCGGCACCTGAAGCTGCTGTACGGCATCGGCGGCCTGAGCTACGGCAACCTCAGCGCCCGCCACGAGGGCAATACCTTCTGGATGAGCGCCAGCGGCATCGACAAGTCGCGGATGGAGGTCGTGGGGCGCGACATCCTGCTGGTCAAGGGCTACGACCCGGAGCGGCAGGCCATGATCCTCAGCGTGCCTGCGGGCCTCGAGCCGCGGCGGGTGTCGGTCGACGCCATCGAACACTGGATGATCTACCGCGAGCACCCGGAAGTCCAGGCCATCATCCACGTCCACGCCTGGATGGACGGGGTGCCGTCCACCGAGGTCAACTACCCGTGCGGGACCTACGAGCTCGCCACGTCGGTGGCGGAGCTGGTGCGCCGAGCGCCCGACCCGGCAGCGGCGGTGATCGGGTTGAAGAACCACGGGCTGACCATCACGGGCCGCTCCCTGGACGACATCTTCGAGCGCATCGAGGGGCGCATCCAGCGGCAGGTTCCGATGACGTAA
- a CDS encoding penicillin-binding transpeptidase domain-containing protein, whose amino-acid sequence MAVAAWATLLLVAVLLAGCRQAPGPDEVLRQYLDAWQRQDYAGMYALLDTASREAVAEQDFTDRYRRIEEGIERTGLTAQVRVPEDFRPQGDEVSLSFEARWETALAGTFTQQYTARLVREEEGWRVRWTPSLIFPGLEEGDKVRAQTLPARRGSLLDRQGRPLAVDEPARAIGLVPGKMTPDSARRLAEVLGITPEAVERQLQQPWVRDDLFVPVVTWPAARAEDAGEALRAIPGVLVSSSRETARWYPNGALAAHTLGYTGPITAEELTAERRQAGYGETDRIGKQGLERAMEEQLRGRHGGRIWIERADGSEGPEIARRDPQPGRDLRLTLDLDVQRALEQVLDETVGDGRQGSGSGRLDGQAAAVVLDPATGDVLALASRPAFDPNRLADGITAEEWQQLSDDSRAPLYHKALSPLPPGSTFKPFTAAVALETGVITPDTDFGPSPEAWQKDASWGDYYVRRVPHPPGRVNLIRALAWSDNVYFARVGLQLGTERFTQGLARFGLGAEFPFDLPVRAGQVAGEGGIRSEIQLADSAYGQGEVQLSPLQLATMYTAFVRDGDVVRPRLVLGTAGEEPAREGAGRGAPAGEERAGQGEDAGEAAGKDQGVGGGAPPAGGDQGASGPASGAQAGGPDLLARGAVSPATARVIRDALRQVVTDPAGTARALAAVRGWTVAGKTGTAQVASGETGARWRWFAGWAAPAGGERARYVIAVAVHQLGAADEGTPNPAVTVAGRFFSRIRP is encoded by the coding sequence GTGGCAGTGGCGGCATGGGCGACGCTCCTCCTGGTCGCCGTCCTGCTCGCCGGCTGCCGCCAGGCGCCCGGCCCCGACGAGGTCCTGCGCCAGTACCTGGACGCCTGGCAGCGCCAGGACTACGCCGGCATGTACGCCCTTCTCGATACGGCCAGCCGCGAGGCCGTCGCCGAGCAGGACTTCACCGACCGGTACCGCCGGATCGAAGAGGGGATCGAGCGGACCGGACTGACGGCCCAGGTCCGCGTCCCCGAAGACTTCCGCCCCCAGGGCGACGAGGTATCCCTGTCCTTTGAGGCGCGCTGGGAGACGGCCCTGGCCGGCACCTTCACCCAGCAGTACACGGCCCGGCTCGTCCGGGAGGAGGAAGGCTGGCGCGTCCGTTGGACGCCGTCGCTGATCTTCCCCGGCCTGGAGGAAGGCGACAAGGTCCGGGCCCAGACCCTGCCCGCCCGGCGCGGCAGCCTGCTCGACCGGCAAGGCCGGCCCCTCGCCGTGGACGAACCGGCCCGTGCCATCGGGCTGGTTCCCGGTAAGATGACCCCCGACTCCGCTCGGCGGCTGGCGGAGGTGCTCGGGATCACCCCCGAAGCCGTCGAGAGACAGCTGCAGCAGCCCTGGGTCCGGGACGACCTGTTCGTCCCCGTCGTGACCTGGCCCGCCGCCCGAGCCGAGGATGCGGGGGAGGCGCTGCGGGCCATCCCTGGGGTGCTTGTCAGTTCCAGCCGCGAGACGGCCCGCTGGTACCCCAATGGGGCCCTGGCGGCCCACACCCTGGGATACACCGGCCCCATCACCGCGGAGGAGCTGACGGCGGAGCGCCGCCAGGCCGGCTACGGCGAAACGGATCGCATCGGCAAGCAGGGGCTGGAGCGAGCCATGGAGGAGCAGCTACGGGGCCGCCACGGCGGCCGGATCTGGATCGAGCGGGCCGACGGCTCGGAAGGGCCCGAGATCGCCCGCCGCGACCCCCAGCCGGGCCGCGACCTGCGCCTGACCCTGGATCTTGACGTGCAGCGGGCCCTGGAGCAGGTGCTGGACGAGACGGTGGGCGACGGTCGCCAGGGCAGCGGCAGCGGCCGGCTGGACGGCCAGGCGGCCGCCGTCGTCCTCGATCCCGCCACCGGCGACGTCCTGGCCCTGGCCAGCCGCCCTGCCTTCGACCCCAACCGGCTGGCGGACGGCATCACGGCCGAGGAGTGGCAGCAGCTGAGCGACGACTCCCGGGCCCCCCTGTACCACAAGGCCCTCTCGCCGCTGCCGCCGGGGTCGACCTTCAAACCGTTCACCGCGGCGGTGGCCCTGGAGACCGGGGTCATCACGCCGGACACCGACTTCGGGCCGAGCCCTGAAGCCTGGCAGAAGGACGCGTCGTGGGGCGACTACTACGTGCGCCGGGTGCCCCACCCGCCCGGCCGCGTGAACCTGATCCGGGCGCTGGCATGGTCGGACAACGTCTACTTCGCCCGGGTGGGGCTGCAACTGGGGACGGAGCGGTTCACCCAGGGGCTGGCCCGGTTCGGCCTGGGGGCGGAGTTCCCCTTCGATCTGCCCGTCCGGGCGGGCCAGGTAGCCGGTGAGGGCGGGATCCGGAGCGAGATCCAGCTGGCCGACAGCGCCTACGGGCAGGGGGAGGTGCAGCTGAGCCCGCTGCAGCTGGCGACCATGTACACCGCCTTCGTCCGGGACGGGGATGTGGTGCGGCCGCGGCTGGTCCTGGGTACGGCGGGGGAGGAACCGGCCCGGGAGGGAGCGGGCAGGGGTGCCCCGGCCGGGGAGGAACGGGCCGGACAGGGGGAGGATGCCGGGGAGGCGGCCGGGAAGGATCAGGGAGTGGGCGGCGGGGCGCCGCCGGCCGGTGGTGACCAGGGGGCGAGCGGGCCCGCCTCGGGTGCCCAAGCGGGTGGGCCGGACCTCCTGGCTCGCGGCGCGGTGAGCCCGGCGACGGCCCGGGTCATCCGCGACGCCCTGCGCCAGGTGGTGACCGACCCCGCCGGCACGGCTCGCGCCCTGGCGGCGGTTCGGGGCTGGACGGTGGCGGGCAAGACCGGCACGGCCCAGGTGGCCAGCGGCGAGACGGGCGCCCGCTGGCGCTGGTTCGCCGGGTGGGCGGCCCCGGCCGGCGGGGAGCGCGCCCGCTACGTGATCGCCGTGGCCGTGCACCAGCTGGGCGCCGCCGACGAAGGTACGCCGAACCCGGCCGTCACGGTGGCCGGCCGGTTCTTCAGCCGGATCCGGCCCTAG
- a CDS encoding NAD+ synthase, which yields MSPAPAAPLRIAIAQVNSTVGDLEGNARKLAAFAAEAARAGADLVVFPELALTGYPPEDLIFRPAFLAESGRWLQWLAGQLAAGPVALVGFVHRDRDLYNAAAVLQGGRVRAVACKRFLPNYGVFDEERYFAPGHRALVLRLAGVTLGVSICEDLWYPEGPTREQALAGGAEILVNLSASPYHAGKPRERESLMVTRATDLGVAIVYANLVGGQDELVFDGNSLVVTAAGEVAARGRPFAEDLILWDYDPEAAAVARWHEPRWRHMPATEQEAARVERVDLDGAAAGGAAPGPATGGATAQAVEPAGGGPRPPKPPLPPRQVEVLEGEAEIYAALVLAVRDYFGKNRIGRAWLGLSGGIDSALVACLAADALGPERVTGVRMPSPFTSEESLQDAEAVARNLGIGLETIPIAGVFDAFRQALAPLFGGRSFDVAEENLQARIRGTLLMALANKFGGIVLATGNKSELATGYATLYGDMAGGFAPLKDVPKTLVYRLAAYRNGWPGGPVIPESVLRKAPTAELRPGQKDEDSLPPYAVLDPILEAYVEKDVPAATLVARGHPAGAVARAVHLVRASEYKRRQAAPGPKITTRAFGRDRRYPITNGFREPVPQEGPAGS from the coding sequence TTGAGCCCAGCACCGGCTGCCCCGCTGCGCATCGCCATCGCCCAGGTCAACAGCACCGTCGGCGACCTGGAGGGCAACGCCCGCAAGCTGGCCGCCTTCGCCGCCGAGGCCGCCCGTGCCGGCGCCGACCTGGTGGTCTTCCCGGAGCTGGCCCTGACGGGCTACCCGCCGGAAGACCTGATCTTCCGCCCGGCCTTCCTGGCCGAGAGCGGCCGGTGGCTGCAATGGCTGGCCGGCCAGCTGGCCGCTGGGCCCGTGGCGCTGGTCGGGTTCGTCCATCGGGATCGGGACCTCTACAACGCGGCCGCAGTGCTTCAAGGGGGCCGGGTGCGGGCCGTCGCCTGCAAACGGTTCCTGCCGAACTACGGCGTCTTCGACGAGGAGCGATACTTCGCGCCGGGGCACCGGGCCCTGGTGCTGCGGCTGGCCGGGGTCACCCTGGGCGTGAGCATCTGCGAGGACCTCTGGTACCCCGAGGGGCCCACCCGCGAGCAGGCCCTGGCCGGCGGGGCGGAGATCCTGGTGAACCTGTCCGCCTCGCCCTACCACGCCGGCAAGCCGCGGGAGCGGGAGAGCCTGATGGTCACCCGGGCCACGGACTTGGGCGTGGCCATCGTCTACGCCAACCTGGTGGGCGGGCAGGACGAGCTGGTGTTCGACGGCAACAGCCTGGTGGTCACGGCGGCCGGGGAGGTGGCGGCCCGCGGCCGGCCCTTCGCCGAGGACCTGATCCTCTGGGACTACGATCCCGAGGCGGCGGCGGTGGCCCGCTGGCACGAGCCCCGCTGGCGCCACATGCCGGCGACGGAGCAGGAGGCGGCCCGGGTCGAGCGGGTCGATCTGGATGGGGCCGCCGCCGGGGGGGCAGCCCCCGGCCCGGCAACGGGCGGGGCCACGGCCCAAGCCGTGGAGCCAGCGGGTGGTGGGCCGCGCCCGCCGAAGCCCCCGCTGCCGCCGCGGCAGGTCGAGGTGCTGGAGGGCGAGGCGGAGATCTACGCCGCCCTGGTGCTGGCGGTGCGGGACTACTTCGGCAAGAACCGGATCGGGCGGGCGTGGCTGGGGCTCAGCGGCGGCATCGACTCGGCCCTGGTGGCCTGCCTGGCGGCCGACGCCCTGGGGCCGGAGCGGGTGACGGGGGTGCGGATGCCGTCGCCCTTCACCTCCGAAGAGAGCCTGCAGGATGCCGAGGCGGTGGCGCGGAACCTGGGCATCGGCCTGGAGACCATCCCCATCGCGGGCGTGTTCGATGCCTTCCGGCAGGCGCTGGCGCCCCTCTTCGGAGGACGCTCCTTCGACGTGGCCGAGGAGAACCTGCAGGCCCGCATCCGCGGCACCCTGCTCATGGCCCTGGCCAACAAGTTCGGCGGCATCGTCCTGGCCACGGGCAACAAGAGCGAGCTGGCCACCGGCTATGCCACCCTCTACGGCGACATGGCGGGGGGCTTTGCGCCCCTGAAGGACGTGCCCAAGACCCTGGTCTACCGGCTGGCGGCCTACCGGAACGGCTGGCCGGGCGGGCCGGTGATCCCCGAATCCGTCCTGCGCAAGGCACCGACGGCCGAACTGCGGCCCGGTCAGAAGGACGAGGACAGCCTGCCGCCCTACGCGGTCCTCGATCCCATCCTCGAAGCGTATGTCGAGAAGGACGTGCCGGCGGCGACCCTGGTGGCCCGCGGGCACCCGGCCGGGGCGGTGGCCCGGGCGGTGCACCTGGTCCGCGCCAGCGAGTACAAGCGGCGCCAGGCGGCCCCGGGCCCCAAGATCACCACCCGGGCCTTCGGCCGCGACCGGCGGTATCCCATCACCAACGGCTTCCGCGAGCCCGTCCCGCAGGAGGGGCCGGCAGGTTCCTGA
- a CDS encoding DUF871 domain-containing protein, which translates to MDKPGTARRLGIAIYPGYGPEGTEVAITRLMEEAARRGYTEVFTSLHLPEAPAAAMAEELARLAARARPLGLRLWADVAPPALAALGATPDDLKPLADLGLSALRVDYGYDAAAIATMSRNPYGLDVVLNASTLRSADLDRILAAGARPERLVACHNFYPRPETGLSIWWVHHLSSALAARGIRVAAFVPSQHGRRGPLFAGLPTVERHRSVPPDRAATELLALGCIHTLFFGDPGPSAGEMDAVRAVWMGDGIPLRIRLHPDVTAVERAIVEGTVHANRMDAAEAVVRSTASRAPAGAATAIPPRPAEPRPRGTVTVDNDRYLRYAGELQVTLRDLPPDERVNVVGWVLPDDLYLLDFLGPGARFRLVVVDGRNGG; encoded by the coding sequence ATGGACAAACCGGGCACCGCACGCCGCCTTGGCATCGCCATCTACCCGGGATACGGCCCGGAAGGCACCGAGGTGGCGATCACCCGCCTGATGGAGGAGGCCGCCCGCCGCGGCTACACGGAGGTCTTCACGTCCCTGCACCTGCCCGAGGCGCCGGCGGCCGCCATGGCCGAAGAGCTGGCCCGGCTGGCCGCCCGGGCCCGCCCCCTTGGGCTCCGCCTCTGGGCCGACGTGGCCCCGCCGGCCCTGGCCGCCCTGGGGGCCACCCCCGACGACCTGAAGCCCCTAGCCGACCTGGGCCTCAGCGCCCTCCGGGTCGACTACGGCTACGACGCCGCCGCCATCGCGACCATGAGCCGCAACCCCTACGGCCTTGACGTCGTCCTGAACGCCAGTACCCTGCGCTCGGCAGACCTGGACCGCATCCTGGCGGCCGGCGCTCGGCCCGAACGGCTGGTGGCGTGTCACAACTTCTACCCGCGACCGGAGACGGGCCTGAGCATCTGGTGGGTGCACCACCTCTCATCGGCTCTGGCGGCCCGGGGAATCCGGGTGGCTGCGTTCGTCCCGTCGCAACACGGCCGCCGCGGGCCCCTGTTCGCCGGCCTGCCGACGGTGGAGCGCCACCGGTCCGTCCCGCCCGACCGGGCTGCAACGGAGCTGTTGGCGCTGGGCTGCATCCACACCCTGTTCTTCGGCGACCCCGGGCCGTCCGCCGGCGAGATGGACGCCGTGCGGGCGGTGTGGATGGGCGACGGCATTCCCTTGCGCATTCGGCTACACCCTGACGTCACGGCCGTGGAAAGGGCCATCGTGGAAGGCACGGTCCACGCCAACCGGATGGACGCAGCGGAGGCCGTCGTCCGTTCCACCGCCTCGCGCGCCCCGGCCGGAGCGGCAACCGCCATTCCGCCCCGACCCGCCGAGCCCCGGCCCCGCGGCACCGTCACCGTGGACAACGACCGGTATCTGCGGTACGCCGGCGAGCTGCAGGTGACCCTGCGCGACCTGCCGCCCGACGAACGGGTCAACGTGGTCGGCTGGGTGCTGCCGGACGACTTGTACCTGCTCGACTTCCTGGGGCCCGGCGCCCGCTTCCGGCTGGTGGTGGTCGACGGCAGGAACGGCGGCTGA